A genome region from Sceloporus undulatus isolate JIND9_A2432 ecotype Alabama chromosome 1, SceUnd_v1.1, whole genome shotgun sequence includes the following:
- the MCFD2 gene encoding multiple coagulation factor deficiency protein 2 translates to MAIMIHLRMYRVFFLSCLVLLSCLMCLAEDPHPGGSHHPNARLDKNMVQDKDHIMEHLEGVIDKPESEMSPQELQLHYFKMHDYDGNNLLDGLELATAITHVHREEGGEHTPTMKEEELISLIDGVLQDDDKNNDGYIDYAEFAKSLE, encoded by the exons atgGCTATAATGATACACCTGAGGATGTATAGAGTATTTTTTCTTAGCTGCCTAGTTCTTCTGTCCTGCTTGATGTGTTTGGCTGAGGATCCCCACCCTGGTGGAAGTCATCATCCTAATGCACGCCTTGATAAAAACATGGTGCAGGATAAGGA CCATATCATGGAACATTTAGAAGGAGTCATAGACAAACCGGAATCAGAAATGTCACCACAAGAGCTGCAACTCCATTACTTCAAAATGCATGACTACGATGGCAACAACTTGCTTGATGGGCTTGAGCTTGCCACTGCAATAACACATGTGCATAGAGAG GAAGGAGGTGAACATACTCCAACTATGAAAGAAGAGGAGCTAATTAGCTTAATAGATGGTGTCTTGCAAGATGATGATAAGAACAATGATGGATACATTGACTATGCTGAATTTGCCAAGTCATTGGAATAG